The Pygocentrus nattereri isolate fPygNat1 chromosome 2, fPygNat1.pri, whole genome shotgun sequence genome has a window encoding:
- the cbln12 gene encoding cerebellin 12 gives MPPELPIGVPTLLLGLMLLWDPLVARGQNDTEPIVLEGKCLVVCDSTPSSEPANNALGMSVRSGTGRVAFSATRQTNHEPTDMSNRTMIIYFDQILVNVGGHFDQESSIFLAPRRGVYSFNFHVVKAYNRQTIQVSLMLNGWPMISAFAGDQDVTREAATNAGLVIMERGDKAYLKLERGNLMGGWKYSTFSGFLVFPL, from the exons ATGCCGCCAGAATTACCGATTGGAGTGCCCACTCTGCTCCTTGGCTTGATGCTGCTGTGGGACCCCCTGGTGGCCAGGGGTCAGAATGACACTGAGCCCATTGTACTGGAGGGTAAATGTCTAGTGGTCTGTGATTCCACACCATCTTCAGAACCAGCAAATAATGCACTGGGCATGTCGGTGCGCTCAGGAACCGGCCGGGTGGCCTTCTCTGCAACACGCCAAACCAACCACGAACCCACAGACATGAGCAATCGCACCATGATCATCTACTTTGACCAG ATTTtggtgaatgttggtggtcATTTTGACCAGGAGAGCAGCATCTTCTTAGCTCCGAGAAGAGGGGTGTACAGTTTCAACTTCCACGTAGTAAAAGCTTACAACAGACAAACCATACAG GTGAGCTTGATGCTCAATGGATGGCCAATGATTTCTGCCTTCGCTGGGGACCAGGATGTAACCCGAGAGGCGGCCACCAATGCTGGTTTAGTGATCATGGAGAGGGGCGACAAGGCCTACCTGAAACTGGAGCGGGGCAACCTGATGGGGGGCTGGAAGTACTCCACTTTCTCTGGCTTCCTGGTCTTCCCCTTGTAA